The Papaver somniferum cultivar HN1 chromosome 3, ASM357369v1, whole genome shotgun sequence genome includes a region encoding these proteins:
- the LOC113361563 gene encoding uncharacterized protein LOC113361563: MGICSSMESTQIATAKLISQDGKLEEYSYQVKVSYVLQKHQNCFICNSDEMEFDNQVSAMHEDEELQLGQIYFALPLSKLKYPLTSEEMASLAVKASSALMKSIGYSYNRKQVKPVTYTTISERKSASIRTAKDNNGSGLITEHRRKKSGGKGRDFTSKLGAIAE, translated from the coding sequence ATGGGTATCTGCAGTTCAATGGAATCCACACAAATTGCAACAGCGAAATTGATAAGTCAAGATGGGAAACTAGAAGAGTACTCCTACCAAGTGAAAGTATCATACGTGTTGCAAAAGCATCAAAACTGTTTCATATGCAATTCGGACGAAATGGAATTTGATAATCAAGTATCAGCCAtgcatgaagatgaagaacttcaATTGGGACAAATCTATTTTGCTTTACCATTGAGTAAACTTAAATACCCATTGACATCTGAAGAAATGGCTTCATTAGCTGTTAAAGCTAGTTCTGCTCTAATGAAAAGCATTGGTTATTCTTATAACAGGAAACAGGTTAAACCAGTTACGTACACAACAATCAGCGAGAGAAAATCAGCATCCATTAGAACTGCAAAAGATAACAATGGTAGTGGATTAATAACAGAGCATAGAAGGAAAAAAAGTGGTGGAAAAGGGCGTGATTTTACCTCTAAATTAGGGGCAATTGcggaatag